The sequence GTCTGTCACCCTAGTTTTTGCGGTGTGTCCCGCACCGTTGGCACTAGTCAGAGCCCTGTTGGCGGCTTTTTGGCTGATTGAGCATGTTGAATCGGCGGCGGAGATTGTCAGTGAGAGAGAtcactctgattggctgttcaGGTTAGCAAATCAGTGCATGAGAAGAGAAACGGAAGTGatgaaagaaagcaaatgacAAAGTCAAGAGGGCACACACATAACGACTAATTTTTGATCTGCATCTCATCTTAACTTTTGCGAATATTTTCACAATGCCATGGCCATCTGGAACGAAGACACTGAAGACCAGCTGATCACAATGATTCAGGAGAGGCTAGCTCTGTACGACATCACAGAAAAATGTTACACCAACCGAGTGGCGAAAAGAGAACTCTGGCGTGAGATTGAAAATAAGCTTGTTATATCGGGTAAGACTTTCTTTTTGGCTGTTGAGCTCTTTAGCAGGAACTATTCGTAATTGTTTGCTAGCTCACGCACGATGAATAAATTCTTTCCGTTTACCAAATGCATATAGACATGAGATGAACATTCTAACTAGGCACAATGCTTATATAGACATAAGATGGACATGCTAACTAGGCACAATGCTTATATAGACATAAGATGGACATGCTAACAAGGCACAATGCTTACATAGACATAAGATGGACATGCTAACAAGGCACAATGCTTATATAGACATAAGATGGACATGCTAACAAGGCACAATGCTTATATAGACATGAGACGGACATGCTAACTAGGCACAATGCTTATATAGACATGAGATGGACTTGCTAACTAGGCACAATGCTTATATAGACATGAGATGGACATGCTAACTAGGCACAGTGCTTAAAACTTTGCATTGTTTTTCAGAGAAAGAGCTCAAGAAGAGGTGGGAATCTCTGCAAACCCAGTATACCCGGTACAAGAAACTTGCACTCTCAGGAAGTGTTGGAGCACAGAAGACTAGCAGGCAGCAGTGGATACTGCTGCAGTTTTTGGAGCCCCACACAAAAAAGAAGGAAACCTAACTCCAACCTAACAATCATTGTAAATGAAGTCTTTTATTTGTTGAgtaaaaagaaacatgtttctttcctctatcatttacatttaacatctgctaaatgaaaaaaatacacattagcGGCCGGCTAACCTGCTCTCACCAGGCTAACTGACAGCTGacatttactgaaccaaaatagtttgcatgtcggctccacaggaagaaatcaccagtgtttgtacttattgattcattggttttaCTTCCTCACCCCTGTAGCGagtgaatctgcctgtagtgaaaccggGGCTAACCGGTGCTTCCTCctcaggctccacttcactcagctcgACAGACCtactgcttcttcccacttaaacctgaataacaaaccggggctaaCTGGGAGGCTATCGAAGGCTaactggctgtgcttccctccggtcatcCAActggagcaccgagccccggttttTCACATGTATCCTTTTGTACATTAACTTGGTTTCACTCTCCCATTATCTTCCACAattgtgaaattatttttatttttataaggaACCTTCGGCGGCTGATGCTGATTCTGAGTCACCCTCAGATGGCACCAGCAGTAATAACTGGACCAGCACCTCAGAGGAGCCCTGCTTTATTGAGGCTGAACAAGGACCTAGTACTTCCCTAGCTGAATCCACCATCTGTGGAGCAGAGTCCACACCTACACTCACCAGAGAGGAGCCACTGCCAAGCACCTCCAGCTTGTCAAGCACTCCTAGGCCTCAGGTGAAGTGCAGCAGGAAGATGATGGACAAGTCCGTCAGTGAGGAGTCATCAAACTTGATGCACACCATTGGTCAAACTCTGGGGAGGTTAACTTCTCAGGAAGAGAACAATGATGCCATCCACACCTACTGCAAAAACACTGAGCACAGAATGCGGAAGTTGCCTCCACATTTACTGCAATATTTCCAACATGAGGTGGACAACTGCCTCTTCAAATATTTGGTGGACCAGAGCCTGGCATCAGAAACCTCTGACAGACAGTTTACTCATCTATGAAGTTGTAacagatgtaaataataataatctgggattacatagagaagcacctgagatggcctaaataataaatccacagaacagcattctttctccaggatggttacaacaacctacctgcaagttaccatgaaaaactgtgtacCAAGGaggactgctgctgttttaaaagcaaagctgctcacagcaaatattgatttcatttatgtttctgctgtttactcaactttgtaagaagttaattgataaattaaaacaatttatagcaatatttttgtaagcattctcactttacttttagtgcctaaaacttttgcacagtactatatatatgtatatatgtgtgtgtgtgtgtatagcgACACCTTTAGCTTGCCTACCTATTGCCAAGAAGCCCAGTGTAATCATCAGTCATTCCCCAACGGAGATACAATCCCAGTAGTTAGTGTTTTGCCTCTGGATGATTGGACTGAGAAGTTCCTTCAACACGTGAAATTGGACAGGAAAGAGCCGAGcaaaatttttaaaattggaggttttatttgtctccagCTCTCGACACAGGTTCGGGAAAGCCCCTTGAGCCTGTCGCTGTAGTATCCATGATTTCACCCATTTAGTGCGGTTTCTCCTTATTTTTCCTCTCCGcctcttcctttcttcttccaCAAGCAAATGACCAAAGGCTGACAATGCCAGTGCCATTTACAACTTATCAGACATTTTAGTAACTATACGAAACTGTCTGTGGCGAGCGAGAGTGGTGTGAAAATGCTAGGCAACTGCTACTTTGTTTCTCATGGATTCCAAGGTCTTCCAGTTTCCCTTTTTGAGTTCATGCAGGCGCAGAACGTACATGCTAGTTGGCCGTTGGATGTATAGTCTTTGTAGTGTGTTCAAATGCAACTGAAACAGGGCAACGAGAGGCGACGAGAGGCGATGTGAGACGACGCAACAGTTGGCTTTGGTTGCCGCTAGTTCTTTGATGTAGGTTTGGTGTGTCACTTGCTTTAAACCCTCTAGACTCCAGTAGAATTCTAGAATGTTGCTTCAGTTCACTGAGAACCCTCTCTTAAATGAGCATTTTCCTACTCAGTCCAAACAAACAGCTCTATCTCAAAATAGTAAGAAATTGACAATCAACAGTTGTTTTcatcttaaaaaacacaatttcctCTTTAATTTGGTACCAATAAGTGGCATGTGTAGCAGAAAAATCAAGTAATTATCACTATAAACCTGCACTTACTTGTAACCCCACCTCCCCTCAAGATGTTATGTATGTGATGAGGCACTGATCAGTTTCTACAGTTTGAAACATGACAATATAATTTAACTATTTATCCtatctttctcacacacacacacacacacctatttTCTTTGGAAGAAACTTTATTATGATAACTGTAAAAGTCACTACAAACTGTACATGCAGttacaaagagaaaaatctcAAAGTCAGCAAGTAAAGCTTTTGGTAACAtcctatttatttttacttaggTGTACACAgtatgaaatgaataaatataatgatGCCAAACAATCAAAATATTCAGTGAGAGATACAATGGATTCTAAGAGAAGATAAAGTAACTCCAGGTCAACAAGAATGTGATCTACAACATTTCTCTCCATCTGCTTCCTAGTGTTAACAAATC is a genomic window of Thunnus maccoyii chromosome 4, fThuMac1.1, whole genome shotgun sequence containing:
- the LOC121895750 gene encoding uncharacterized protein LOC121895750 — translated: MPLQHQVTSGKLNCYPKELSRTVVVGGSTKNVTPTEWRKENSGVRLKISLLYRRKSSRRGGNLCKPSIPGTRNLHSQEVLEHRRLAGSSGYCCSFWSPTQKRRKPNSNLTIIEPSAADADSESPSDGTSSNNWTSTSEEPCFIEAEQGPSTSLAESTICGAESTPTLTREEPLPSTSSLSSTPRPQVKCSRKMMDKSVSEESSNLMHTIGQTLGRLTSQEENNDAIHTYCKNTEHRMRKLPPHLLQYFQHEVDNCLFKYLVDQSLASETSDRQFTHL